A stretch of the Bacteroidota bacterium genome encodes the following:
- a CDS encoding aconitate hydratase, with protein sequence MAFDLEMIKLVYSNFVEKVEHARKIVGRPLSLTEKILYAHLDQGSTTKPYIRGESYVDFRPDRVAMQDATAQMALLQFMKAGRKKVAVPSTVHCDHLIQAKLGAKEDLKIAYTTNNEVYGFLSSVSDKYGIGFWKPGAGIIHQVVIENYAFPGGMMIGTDSHTVNAGGLGMIAIGVGGADAVDVMAGMSWELKFPKLIGIKLTGKLSGWTSAKDVILKVAGILTVKGGTGAIVEYFGSGADSLSCTGKGTICNMGAEIGATTSIFGYDSKMKEYLIGTDRKEIALLADKIADYLRGDQEVYQNPEKYFDVVIEIDLSTLEPHVNGPFTPDLATPISKFAQAVKDNNWPQKLEVGLIGSCTNSSYEDISRAASIAKQAIDKNLKVKAEYTVTPGSELVRFTVDRDGYLEVFKKIGGVVLANACGPCIGQWARHGAEKQERNSIMTSFNRNFAKRNDGNPNTHGFVASPELTTAFAIAGDLTFNPLTDELVNEDGKKVKLDEPKGFEMPAKGYAVEDNGYQAPSADGSHIQIAVDPKSDRLQLLSPFDEWNGKNFIGLKLLIKAQGKCTTDHISMAGPWLKYRGHLDNISNNLLIGAVNAFNGKTNAVKNDLSGNYLPVPESARTYKAAGFGSIIIGDENYGEGSSREHAAMEPRNLGVKVVLVKSFARIHETNLKKQGMLALTFENKNNYDIVREDDVFDIIGLTDFTPGRALNLVLHHSDGTKDNFNVTHTYNWSQIEWFKSGSALNLIRKQSS encoded by the coding sequence ATGGCTTTTGATCTTGAAATGATAAAATTGGTGTATTCAAATTTTGTTGAAAAAGTTGAACATGCTCGTAAAATAGTTGGTCGTCCACTCAGTTTAACTGAAAAAATTCTTTATGCCCACCTCGACCAAGGGTCTACAACAAAACCATATATCAGAGGCGAATCGTATGTTGATTTTCGTCCTGATCGGGTTGCAATGCAAGATGCAACTGCTCAAATGGCATTGTTGCAATTTATGAAGGCAGGCAGAAAAAAAGTAGCTGTTCCTTCTACTGTGCATTGCGATCATCTGATTCAGGCTAAACTTGGCGCAAAAGAAGATTTAAAGATTGCATATACCACCAATAACGAAGTGTATGGGTTTTTGAGTTCTGTATCCGATAAATATGGAATTGGTTTCTGGAAACCCGGGGCAGGGATTATTCATCAGGTAGTGATTGAAAATTATGCTTTTCCCGGAGGAATGATGATAGGGACAGATTCACATACCGTGAATGCCGGAGGTTTAGGAATGATTGCCATTGGTGTTGGTGGAGCAGATGCAGTGGATGTCATGGCAGGGATGTCGTGGGAACTGAAGTTCCCAAAATTAATCGGAATTAAACTCACAGGGAAACTCAGTGGTTGGACCTCGGCTAAGGATGTCATATTAAAGGTGGCAGGAATTCTGACCGTAAAAGGCGGAACAGGTGCCATTGTGGAGTATTTCGGCTCGGGGGCCGATTCACTTTCATGTACAGGTAAAGGAACTATTTGTAATATGGGTGCTGAAATTGGAGCAACTACATCTATATTCGGTTACGATTCAAAAATGAAAGAATATTTGATTGGAACCGATCGTAAAGAAATTGCTTTGTTGGCTGATAAAATCGCCGATTATTTAAGAGGAGATCAGGAAGTTTATCAAAATCCTGAAAAATATTTTGACGTAGTGATCGAAATTGATCTCAGCACTTTGGAACCCCATGTTAACGGACCTTTTACTCCGGATTTAGCTACCCCAATTTCAAAATTTGCACAAGCGGTTAAAGACAATAATTGGCCACAGAAACTTGAAGTCGGACTGATCGGGTCTTGTACAAATTCATCGTATGAAGATATCAGCAGAGCGGCATCCATTGCAAAACAAGCCATCGATAAAAATTTAAAAGTTAAAGCTGAATATACCGTTACACCGGGTTCTGAATTGGTGAGGTTCACGGTTGATCGTGATGGTTATTTAGAAGTGTTCAAGAAAATTGGGGGCGTAGTGCTTGCCAATGCATGTGGGCCTTGTATTGGTCAATGGGCCAGACATGGTGCCGAGAAACAGGAACGGAATTCCATCATGACTTCGTTCAACCGTAATTTTGCCAAACGAAATGACGGAAACCCAAATACACATGGATTTGTGGCTTCTCCGGAGTTAACAACCGCTTTTGCTATTGCCGGAGATCTTACCTTTAATCCCTTAACCGATGAATTAGTGAATGAGGATGGGAAAAAGGTAAAACTAGATGAACCTAAAGGATTTGAAATGCCTGCGAAAGGCTATGCCGTTGAAGATAATGGCTATCAGGCTCCTTCTGCCGATGGAAGTCATATTCAGATTGCCGTTGATCCTAAATCGGATAGATTGCAATTACTGAGTCCGTTCGATGAGTGGAACGGGAAAAATTTTATAGGTTTGAAATTATTAATAAAGGCACAAGGGAAATGTACGACCGATCATATTTCGATGGCGGGGCCTTGGTTAAAGTATCGTGGTCATTTGGATAATATTTCTAATAATTTATTGATTGGTGCAGTAAATGCTTTCAATGGAAAGACCAATGCAGTTAAAAATGATCTGAGCGGAAACTATTTACCGGTTCCGGAAAGTGCAAGAACCTACAAGGCGGCCGGATTTGGCTCAATTATCATTGGTGATGAAAATTACGGAGAAGGATCATCCCGGGAACATGCTGCCATGGAGCCCCGGAATTTAGGGGTAAAGGTTGTATTGGTGAAATCTTTTGCCCGTATTCATGAAACAAATCTGAAGAAACAGGGAATGCTTGCCTTAACGTTTGAAAATAAGAATAACTATGATATAGTGCGGGAAGATGATGTTTTTGACATAATCGGATTAACCGATTTTACTCCCGGAAGGGCACTAAATTTAGTTTTGCATCATTCAGATGGAACTAAAGATAACTTTAATGTAACCCATACCTATAATTGGAGTCAAATAGAGTGGTTTAAGTCAGGTAGTGCCTTAAACCTAATTCGCAAGCAATCGAGTTAG
- a CDS encoding DUF4412 domain-containing protein yields MKKIFQTLLLFILAISASFTGNAQKGFAGHILYQIDYDGLGENAAMKSMLPSEMKFILKNNKSRSELKTGMGNQITIFDSESKTIVNLLNIMGQKVAIKKSLGEIELERTKYSNLRVSISDETKNIAGYNCKKALIEVNAEDFGGLTTFTVFYTEELGNTGINYSDPLFNKINGVMLQYEVSTRGLLMKFSASEVKTEDVPDSAFAIPSDYKEMTQDELKKMFGSF; encoded by the coding sequence ATGAAAAAGATTTTCCAAACTTTATTGCTTTTCATACTGGCAATATCAGCTTCATTCACCGGTAATGCTCAAAAAGGTTTTGCAGGTCATATTTTATATCAAATTGATTACGATGGCCTGGGCGAAAATGCGGCCATGAAATCAATGCTGCCCAGTGAAATGAAATTCATTCTAAAAAACAACAAAAGCAGAAGCGAATTGAAAACAGGAATGGGTAATCAGATTACCATTTTTGATAGTGAATCGAAAACTATTGTGAATTTACTGAATATCATGGGGCAAAAAGTGGCCATCAAAAAATCTCTTGGTGAAATAGAACTTGAGCGTACAAAATACAGCAATCTAAGGGTGTCGATTAGTGATGAAACAAAAAACATCGCAGGTTACAATTGTAAAAAAGCATTGATTGAAGTGAATGCTGAAGATTTTGGAGGACTGACCACTTTCACTGTTTTTTATACGGAAGAATTAGGAAATACTGGGATTAATTATAGCGACCCACTGTTTAACAAAATCAATGGGGTAATGCTCCAATATGAAGTCAGCACACGTGGGTTGCTAATGAAATTTTCTGCTTCTGAAGTAAAAACCGAAGATGTACCCGATAGTGCTTTCGCCATTCCAAGCGATTATAAGGAAATGACACAAGATGAACTCAAAAAAATGTTTGGGAGCTTCTAA
- a CDS encoding PUR family DNA/RNA-binding protein, translating into MEESDNKERREEVFSKAIRAGKRTYFFDVKATRSDEYYITVTESKKRFNNEQGKFFYEKHKIFLYKEDFEKFTNGLRDVVKFIETGEIPVEDEAEERSNHRDQGSVEFEDLMSETEDEEVESKK; encoded by the coding sequence ATGGAAGAGTCAGACAACAAGGAAAGAAGAGAGGAAGTATTTTCTAAAGCAATCAGAGCAGGAAAAAGAACTTATTTTTTCGACGTAAAAGCCACCCGTTCAGATGAGTATTACATCACGGTTACTGAAAGCAAAAAACGCTTTAACAATGAACAGGGAAAATTCTTTTATGAGAAACACAAAATATTTCTGTACAAAGAAGATTTTGAGAAATTCACAAATGGATTAAGGGATGTGGTAAAATTTATTGAAACCGGTGAAATTCCTGTTGAAGATGAAGCTGAAGAACGCTCTAACCATAGGGATCAGGGTTCTGTTGAATTTGAAGATCTGATGTCCGAAACTGAGGACGAAGAAGTTGAATCTAAAAAATAA
- the nusB gene encoding transcription antitermination factor NusB: MDFGEKQLFISIEKIYELCFWQLSFMIELVDFTKVRTEEAKHKHFPTPENLNPNTKFIDNKLIEQIRNNRIYEKKYDQYKISWAEQTEMIRRIYKEIIESKYYEKFMAEPERSYDSDKEFIILLIKKVIAKSESLKQFYEDLSIYWSDDYHSVTALVIKIINSFTEESDTYHLLPVIYKTANEAENEDVDFVKSLYRKTIVNSDKLEKLITEKTVNWEYDRIAVMDIIILKMALTELTEFKSVPVKVTLNEYIELSKSYSTPKSNIFVNGILDKLINDLKESKDIRKTGRGLMN, from the coding sequence ATGGATTTCGGTGAAAAGCAACTTTTTATAAGTATTGAAAAGATATACGAGCTTTGTTTTTGGCAATTATCATTTATGATAGAACTTGTCGATTTCACAAAAGTGAGGACTGAAGAAGCTAAGCATAAGCATTTCCCTACCCCTGAAAACCTAAATCCAAATACCAAATTCATCGATAATAAACTGATTGAACAAATTCGGAATAATCGGATTTATGAAAAAAAATACGACCAGTATAAAATTTCCTGGGCTGAACAAACTGAAATGATCCGAAGAATATATAAGGAAATCATAGAAAGTAAATACTACGAAAAGTTTATGGCCGAACCCGAAAGGTCTTATGATAGCGATAAAGAATTCATCATCCTTTTAATCAAGAAAGTGATCGCAAAATCAGAGTCTTTAAAACAGTTCTATGAAGATTTGAGTATTTATTGGTCCGATGATTATCATTCAGTTACGGCACTTGTCATCAAAATCATAAATTCATTTACCGAAGAAAGTGATACTTATCATTTGCTACCGGTAATCTATAAAACGGCTAACGAAGCAGAGAATGAAGATGTGGATTTTGTGAAATCCCTGTATCGGAAGACGATTGTTAATTCTGATAAATTAGAGAAACTGATAACCGAAAAAACAGTCAATTGGGAATATGATCGAATTGCGGTAATGGATATCATCATTTTGAAAATGGCCTTAACTGAATTGACCGAATTCAAATCGGTTCCGGTGAAGGTTACTTTGAACGAATACATCGAACTGTCAAAATCATATAGCACCCCAAAAAGTAACATCTTCGTAAACGGAATATTGGATAAACTCATCAATGATTTAAAAGAAAGTAAAGACATTCGTAAAACGGGTAGGGGTCTGATGAATTAA
- a CDS encoding S26 family signal peptidase, translating into MIVELLKCFGRNGLLEHGFGAVFPFLYLPYLGFKEQFVFIDPDNREEIKKSFVREWADAIIFAVIAASIIRIFIFEAYSIPTSSMEKTLLVGDFLFVSKISYGPRAPMTPIAFPFVHHTLPLTKSTKSYIESVKLPYFRFPGFTKVKRHDAVVFNFPDGDTLSVKWQSNISYYSMVRDYGRERVWNDKNNFGEIISRPLDKRENFIKRCMGMPGDDLEIIDRQVYINGVVNESPGIRQFKYKVTTNGTRFNPKVLEKLEITEDIGSGNVGEYYITLTDNAVKEMKTFSNVISIEPLHDAKGVKDPNIFPHDDYHNWNFDNFGPIRIPKKGETVQIDLQNISLYKRIIHVFEENKLEIINGKIFINDVESNSYTFKMDYFWLMGDNRHNSADSRVWGFVPENHIVGKASLVWFSLDPNKPLFGGKIRWNKIMRTVK; encoded by the coding sequence ATGATTGTTGAATTACTAAAATGTTTTGGGCGAAACGGTTTATTGGAACACGGCTTTGGGGCAGTTTTTCCATTCCTATATTTACCTTATTTAGGATTTAAGGAACAATTTGTTTTTATTGATCCCGACAATAGAGAAGAAATAAAAAAGAGTTTTGTTCGCGAATGGGCTGATGCCATCATATTTGCCGTTATAGCTGCATCAATCATTCGTATTTTTATTTTTGAAGCCTATTCAATTCCGACTTCATCAATGGAGAAAACATTATTAGTTGGTGATTTTCTTTTTGTGAGCAAAATAAGCTATGGGCCAAGAGCGCCAATGACCCCCATTGCATTTCCCTTTGTTCATCATACGCTTCCACTAACAAAATCAACCAAATCATATATTGAAAGTGTTAAACTACCCTATTTTCGTTTTCCGGGTTTTACAAAAGTAAAAAGACATGACGCGGTTGTTTTTAATTTCCCCGATGGTGATACGCTTTCAGTAAAATGGCAAAGTAACATCAGTTATTATTCAATGGTTCGGGATTATGGCAGGGAAAGGGTGTGGAATGATAAAAATAATTTCGGAGAAATCATTAGTCGTCCTTTGGATAAAAGAGAAAACTTCATCAAACGATGCATGGGCATGCCAGGTGATGATCTTGAAATTATTGATCGTCAGGTATACATCAATGGAGTGGTGAATGAAAGCCCAGGGATTCGACAATTTAAATATAAAGTTACCACCAATGGCACTCGATTTAACCCAAAAGTTTTAGAAAAGCTGGAAATTACTGAAGATATTGGCAGCGGAAATGTTGGTGAATATTATATTACCCTGACCGATAATGCAGTTAAAGAAATGAAAACTTTTTCAAATGTAATTTCGATAGAACCTTTACATGACGCTAAGGGAGTGAAGGATCCAAACATTTTTCCGCACGACGATTATCACAACTGGAATTTTGACAATTTTGGGCCAATTCGCATCCCTAAAAAAGGCGAAACCGTTCAAATCGACCTACAGAATATTTCTTTATACAAACGTATTATCCATGTTTTTGAAGAAAATAAGTTAGAAATCATAAACGGCAAAATTTTTATAAATGATGTAGAAAGCAATTCTTATACTTTCAAAATGGACTATTTCTGGTTGATGGGTGATAATCGTCACAATTCAGCTGACTCAAGGGTTTGGGGGTTTGTACCGGAAAATCACATTGTTGGAAAAGCATCATTGGTTTGGTTTTCACTTGATCCAAACAAACCTCTTTTTGGAGGAAAAATCAGATGGAATAAAATCATGAGAACAGTAAAATAA
- a CDS encoding AAA family ATPase, with amino-acid sequence MGKVIAITNQKGGVGKTTTAINLGASFAVLEFRTLIIDSDPQANATSGVGFDPKNIKTSIYECIMDDIEPKNIILSTQTPNLDIIPAHIDLVGAEIEMINLPNREKMMKKVTDKIKDDYDFIIIDCSPSLGLLTVNALTAADSVIVPVQCEYFALEGLGKLLNTLKIVQSRLNPNLDIEGILLTMFDKRLRLSRQVVEEVKTHFQQMVFDTLINRNTRLSEAPSFGETIIMHDADSTGAINYLNLAREILQNNEMTKVDESEKKIDLENET; translated from the coding sequence ATGGGTAAAGTAATCGCAATAACAAATCAAAAGGGCGGTGTAGGTAAAACCACCACCGCAATAAACTTAGGTGCGAGTTTTGCAGTTCTTGAATTCAGGACCCTAATCATTGATTCAGATCCACAAGCGAATGCAACTTCCGGGGTTGGTTTCGATCCTAAAAACATCAAAACCAGCATCTATGAATGTATCATGGATGATATCGAACCGAAAAATATTATCCTGTCAACTCAAACACCGAACCTTGACATAATTCCAGCTCATATTGACTTGGTTGGAGCTGAGATTGAAATGATCAATCTTCCGAACAGGGAAAAAATGATGAAGAAGGTAACCGATAAAATTAAAGATGATTACGATTTTATCATTATTGATTGCTCTCCTTCACTTGGGTTATTAACAGTAAATGCACTCACCGCTGCCGATTCGGTTATTGTGCCGGTGCAGTGTGAATATTTTGCACTCGAAGGACTAGGAAAACTTTTAAATACCCTAAAAATAGTACAGTCACGACTTAACCCTAATTTAGATATTGAAGGCATCTTGCTAACCATGTTCGATAAACGACTTAGATTATCAAGACAGGTGGTTGAGGAAGTGAAAACTCACTTTCAACAAATGGTATTCGATACGCTGATCAATAGAAATACCCGACTAAGTGAGGCCCCAAGTTTTGGAGAAACCATAATCATGCATGATGCTGATAGTACCGGTGCCATTAATTACCTGAACCTTGCCCGTGAAATTCTTCAGAATAATGAAATGACCAAAGTAGATGAATCTGAAAAAAAAATAGATCTGGAGAATGAAACCTAA
- a CDS encoding ParB/RepB/Spo0J family partition protein has protein sequence MKPKKKALGRGLDAILQSPDTDITSNDISGNYVVGAIAMMDVRIIETNPFQPRIEFDDLAIDELSKSIQEQGIIQPLTVRKLGYDRYQLIAGERRYRAAKRAGLTHVPAYIRVANDEQMLELALVENIHREDLNAIEIAISYNRLIEECQLTQDQLSEKVGKNRTTISNYIRLLKLPAELQIALKDEQISMGHARALINIADDETKLRILKRIIVENLSVRQVEEMVRTNTSRPRIQEKSTVQLPEDYLRNKAQLIEHFNTKVDIRRNNKGLGNIVISFDSDEEFIRIINLIKS, from the coding sequence ATGAAACCTAAGAAAAAAGCATTGGGCAGAGGATTAGATGCTATACTTCAGAGCCCTGATACTGATATTACTTCTAACGATATATCGGGCAATTATGTCGTTGGTGCCATTGCAATGATGGATGTTCGGATTATTGAAACAAATCCTTTTCAACCCCGCATCGAATTTGACGATTTAGCCATTGATGAACTCTCAAAATCCATTCAGGAACAAGGAATCATCCAACCTTTAACTGTTCGAAAACTTGGTTACGACCGTTACCAGCTTATTGCGGGCGAACGCAGATACCGCGCTGCGAAAAGGGCCGGACTAACCCATGTACCTGCTTATATCCGTGTTGCCAATGATGAACAAATGCTGGAACTTGCCTTGGTTGAAAACATTCACCGGGAAGATCTAAATGCCATTGAAATTGCGATAAGTTATAACAGGCTGATTGAAGAATGCCAGCTTACTCAGGACCAACTGAGCGAAAAAGTCGGGAAAAACAGAACTACAATCTCAAACTACATCCGTTTATTAAAGCTGCCAGCTGAACTGCAGATTGCTTTAAAAGATGAACAAATCAGTATGGGTCATGCACGAGCATTAATCAACATTGCCGACGATGAAACAAAATTACGCATCCTAAAAAGAATCATCGTGGAAAACTTATCCGTAAGGCAAGTTGAAGAAATGGTCAGAACCAATACATCAAGACCAAGAATTCAAGAAAAATCGACCGTTCAACTTCCTGAAGATTATTTACGGAATAAAGCACAATTAATCGAGCATTTCAATACCAAGGTTGACATTAGGAGAAACAATAAAGGTCTTGGCAACATCGTTATTTCTTTCGATTCTGATGAAGAATTCATCAGAATCATAAATCTTATTAAATCCTAA
- a CDS encoding peptidylprolyl isomerase, whose protein sequence is MKAIIKTVNGDMEVNFFEKDAPNTVANFVKLSEKGFYNGLTFHRVIPNFVVQGGCPNGTGAGGPGYNINCELDGGNQYHDRGVLSMAHAGRNTGGSQFFICHSRQNTAHLDRNHTVFGKVVKGLEVIDQIKQGDKILAIQIEK, encoded by the coding sequence ATGAAAGCAATCATAAAAACAGTAAACGGAGATATGGAAGTTAATTTTTTCGAAAAAGATGCTCCAAATACCGTGGCCAATTTCGTAAAATTATCAGAGAAAGGATTTTATAATGGTTTAACATTTCATAGGGTTATTCCTAATTTCGTAGTTCAGGGTGGCTGTCCGAACGGAACCGGAGCCGGTGGTCCAGGGTATAATATCAATTGTGAATTGGATGGTGGAAATCAATATCACGACAGAGGGGTTCTTTCAATGGCCCATGCAGGAAGAAATACGGGAGGTTCTCAATTTTTCATTTGCCATAGTCGCCAAAATACAGCTCATCTTGACAGAAACCATACTGTTTTTGGTAAAGTGGTAAAAGGGCTTGAGGTAATTGATCAAATTAAACAAGGTGATAAAATATTAGCGATTCAGATCGAAAAATAG
- a CDS encoding response regulator, with protein sequence MKDIQILVIENNPGLSEQLAAMLPSNNLSFHYITNIDTINLNCLQYKPKILIWLLENPDKHILEKAEEIKRKFWCQSLFILFDQNDIQKVIDSAKGIDFILTWPMIPQMLLANLGLMLDNANNLPDSQRLKEAELQKSIELAENANQAKSEFLASMSHEIRTPMNTVIGMLSLVSETKLTEEQKEFLELVQTASNHLLSIINDILDLSKIEAGKVQFVDKEFELKSNTKEVVDSFKANADAKGITLNLNYGNKVPARVLGDSIHFKQILYNLIGNALKFTHKGSCTISVTPEKGYDEIIIKDGKFKILFSVSDTGIGITQDKLTDIFESFSQAHSTTKRRYEGTGLGLAISQKLVQKMGGEIWVESIEGKGSTFYFTIQFKESSSASVINGDNEQGKLHLNFPVSSSESLHILIAEDNELNQKLIIRLLKSRGHTCVVTENGLEAIETLKKFDFDVILMDIQMPEMDGIQASKFIRADKSGLFNPKIPIVAVTAYAFNEDREKCMKAGMNEFLPKPIDNTRLNSILEDLMKKKKKAI encoded by the coding sequence ATGAAAGACATTCAAATTCTGGTAATTGAAAACAACCCGGGGTTAAGCGAACAACTCGCGGCGATGCTTCCATCCAATAATCTTAGTTTTCATTACATCACAAATATTGATACAATTAATTTGAATTGTCTTCAGTACAAACCCAAAATCCTTATTTGGCTTCTAGAGAATCCTGACAAACACATTTTGGAGAAAGCTGAGGAGATAAAAAGAAAGTTCTGGTGTCAAAGCTTATTCATTTTATTTGATCAAAATGACATCCAAAAAGTTATTGATTCGGCAAAAGGAATTGACTTTATTTTAACCTGGCCCATGATTCCGCAAATGCTTTTAGCTAACTTGGGATTGATGCTAGATAATGCGAATAACCTACCCGATTCGCAAAGACTCAAAGAAGCAGAACTTCAAAAATCGATTGAATTGGCTGAAAATGCGAATCAAGCTAAAAGCGAATTTTTGGCAAGTATGAGTCATGAAATCCGCACTCCAATGAATACGGTGATTGGGATGTTAAGCTTGGTGTCCGAAACAAAGCTGACAGAAGAACAGAAAGAATTCCTTGAGTTGGTTCAAACGGCATCCAATCATTTGCTATCTATCATAAACGACATTTTAGATTTATCAAAAATTGAAGCCGGCAAAGTACAGTTTGTTGATAAAGAATTTGAACTAAAAAGCAACACCAAAGAAGTTGTTGATTCTTTTAAAGCAAATGCCGATGCTAAAGGAATTACCTTAAATCTGAATTATGGCAATAAGGTTCCTGCAAGAGTTTTAGGCGACTCTATTCATTTTAAGCAAATATTATATAACCTCATCGGAAATGCTTTAAAATTTACTCATAAAGGCAGTTGCACTATTAGTGTAACTCCCGAAAAAGGATATGATGAGATTATTATTAAAGACGGGAAATTCAAAATTCTTTTTTCGGTTAGTGATACCGGAATTGGAATAACCCAGGATAAACTTACCGACATCTTCGAATCATTTTCACAAGCACATTCAACTACCAAAAGAAGGTATGAAGGAACTGGCTTAGGACTAGCTATTTCTCAAAAATTAGTTCAAAAAATGGGGGGTGAAATCTGGGTTGAAAGTATCGAGGGCAAAGGCAGCACTTTTTACTTCACAATTCAATTTAAAGAATCCTCTTCCGCTTCTGTAATCAATGGTGATAATGAACAGGGAAAATTGCATTTAAACTTCCCTGTTTCAAGCAGTGAATCTTTGCATATTCTGATTGCTGAAGACAATGAACTCAATCAAAAACTAATCATTCGACTTCTCAAGAGCAGAGGACACACTTGCGTTGTCACTGAAAATGGACTTGAAGCTATTGAAACCTTGAAGAAATTTGATTTTGATGTAATCCTCATGGATATTCAAATGCCCGAAATGGATGGAATTCAGGCATCAAAGTTTATCAGGGCAGATAAATCAGGGCTTTTTAACCCTAAAATACCCATTGTTGCCGTAACAGCTTATGCATTCAATGAAGATCGTGAAAAATGCATGAAGGCCGGCATGAATGAATTTTTACCAAAGCCAATTGATAACACTAGATTAAACAGTATTCTCGAAGATTTGATGAAAAAGAAAAAAAAGGCTATTTGA
- a CDS encoding DUF2807 domain-containing protein translates to MYYIKRFLILILGLILFTSCDCIEGEGPTVSETRNVSNFDAIELEASANVFITKSDNFEIKIKGQQNILDILRTRLRGRTLVIEYDEACVMNSRSLEIFISMPEITEIQIDGSGEVESEDVFIMDDLYLGVSGSGSIELEIKSTRVEAEINGSGSVFLTGETDRFISSIRGSGDIKASRLKAGRAKVHIGGSGSTYIYALDDLDVGISGSGNVNYLGDPSINTKVNGSGNVRKIK, encoded by the coding sequence ATGTATTACATTAAAAGATTCCTTATTCTGATACTTGGGCTTATTTTATTTACCTCCTGTGATTGTATTGAAGGTGAAGGGCCTACAGTTAGTGAAACCAGAAATGTTTCAAATTTCGATGCCATTGAATTAGAAGCTTCTGCAAATGTATTTATAACAAAGTCGGATAATTTTGAAATTAAGATCAAAGGACAGCAAAATATTCTGGATATTTTAAGAACCAGGCTTAGAGGAAGGACTTTAGTAATAGAGTATGATGAAGCCTGTGTAATGAATAGCAGAAGTTTAGAGATTTTTATTTCAATGCCGGAAATTACTGAAATCCAAATTGACGGATCAGGAGAAGTTGAAAGCGAAGATGTTTTTATAATGGATGATTTGTACTTGGGCGTTTCAGGTTCAGGTTCAATTGAACTGGAGATTAAATCGACAAGGGTTGAAGCTGAAATTAATGGTTCCGGAAGTGTGTTTTTAACTGGAGAAACAGATCGTTTCATCTCCTCGATTAGGGGATCAGGCGATATCAAGGCAAGTAGACTAAAAGCCGGAAGGGCAAAGGTTCATATTGGAGGATCCGGCAGCACCTATATTTATGCACTTGATGATTTAGACGTGGGTATCAGTGGCTCCGGAAATGTAAATTATTTAGGTGATCCAAGCATTAACACGAAAGTGAACGGTTCAGGCAATGTAAGAAAAATCAAATAG